One segment of Primulina tabacum isolate GXHZ01 chromosome 14, ASM2559414v2, whole genome shotgun sequence DNA contains the following:
- the LOC142524938 gene encoding uncharacterized protein LOC142524938, producing MFTATSPALGVAPIGNVRGNSDESHSRGQRVNSAVKHGASAVNVGPKVVVTPHVSFKDVLASLSPRTMKNSFDDVLNSMEEMLEPSYLDGKLGILFPDKSSSFRRSRQLPLFGLDFRNYHFIYMSKKSLCAIAKLLGKPIKIDDHTAEVSRGAFARVCVEINVLEPPVKHIWVGWGDHLQEIEVVYERIPAYCTDCKMLGHATSVCYSRGKNPWPIKAKSFGPVPPSQKAASGQSPHEGVISGEVQGPQGQVLSQSKSTSNAFDVLSPWQKEAQLFYTSALVGTTSDFVPHLGDVGVVITRGASLEQAPSVGMDHVGLSSPTVAVSPLELGGVSSQSGAKDSEEDDVIPFEDCAEVLGSPHAGIDTVFTEPVICLENHSCHSIPSDPPSPDDASSLFVQLVDRKGSPACERVARERFVEDHDQGFDKHSEPGDGRASEDGVLDSDMPDVKKKKGRDDLPRSEIHDSSSWFSQVISNISGHIWVFFAADVQAECVLDHAQFLHIKVSAPSLPTSGFCSFVYAICDYIERRDLWTSLLHVKPVLGPWMVGGDFNVVRDSSECLGTRGGSSIRVEHLSRTVSDHCSLLVNTPVFARGPSSFRFQRMWLRHHGFLQTVRLNWNLPCSLIGMSRLFVKLKQLKHHLKWWNRDVFGNIFDKLTENLLTGDTFVLDRPDFSGFTSVISDEENNEIAAIPSLEEVRATVFSISPDSVAGPNGFSSAFFQHCWEIVHQDVLDAVLDFFRGSPMPHSFTATTITLIPKAEGAHAWYRSGCDFLISHLAYADDIIIFANGGYRGMQSLLDFLHHYENCSGQLVNAVKNSLILPPRCSARLRRGFSVQLVLRRVVQPPLSVLEKLEIAFNSFLWGSRPLEKKWHWARWSRACLPVAEGGLGFRRLKDLVDSFSIKLWFPLRQGSSLWAKFFMRKYCLLAHPACVSSRGFISPTWRRLLQIMPRAEIGIPWRVGLGEVSFWDDCWFRDVPLSSQTEVRGDRGVRVSHFLSEGAWDFDLLSSVIAPSFAEQIVLVPILSGEPDLARWIHSSNGAFSVKSAWELIRLRASISDILRPCGVVG from the exons atgtTTACCGCTACGTCACCGGCCCTCGGTGTTGCTCCGATTGGTAATGTCCGAGGCAACTCGGATGAGTCACACAGCCGAGGGCAGCGAGTCAACTCGGCAGTCAAACATGGTGCTTCTGCGGTCAACGTAGGTCCGAAAGTTGTTGTTACACCTCATGTGTCTTTTAAGGATGTTTTAGCTTCCCTCTCTCCTCGTACGATGAAGAATAGCTTTGATGATGTTCTCAATTCGATGGAAGAGATGCTTGAGCCTTCTTATTTGGATGGAAAACTGGGTATTCTATTCCCAGATAAG AGTTCAAGTTTCAGGCGGAGTCGCCAGTTGCCCCTGTTTGGGCTTGACTTCCGGAATTACCATTTCATTTATATGAGTAAAAAAAGTCTTTGTGCTATTGCCAAGCTCTTGGGTAAGCCTATCAAAATTGATGACCACACAGCTGAGGTGTCTCGTGGGGCCTTTGCTCGTGTGTGTGTGGAAATTAATGTGTTGGAGCCTCCCGTCAAGCACATTTGGGTGGGCTGGGGTGATCACCTTCAAGAGATTGAGGTTGTGTATGAGAGGATCCCGGCCTATTGCACTGATTGCAAAATGCTGGGACATGCGACGAGTGTTTGTTACTCACGTGGCAAGAATCCCTGGCCGATCAAGGCTAAGTCTTTTGGTCCAGTCCCTCCGTCACAGAAGGCTGCTTCGGGTCAGTCACCCCATGAGGGTGTCATTTCTGGTGAAGTTCAGGGTCCTCAAG GGCAGGTTCTTTCACAGTCGAAGAGTACTTCGAATGCTTTTGATGTACTTTCTCCTTGGCAGAAGGAAGCGCAGCTTTTTTATACTAGTGCGTTAGTTGGTACCACCTCTGATTTTGTGCCCCACTTGGGGGATGTGGGTGTTGTTATCACCAGGGGTGCTTCTTTGGAGCAAGCCCCATCCGTGGGTATGGATCATGTAGGTTTGAGTTCACCCACCGTTGCAGTTTCCCCGTTGGAATTAGGTGGTGTGTCATCCCAGTCTGGGGCTAAGGATTCGGAGGAGGATGATGTCATTCCTTTTGAAGATTGTGCGGAGGTTTTGGGGTCTCCGCATGCTGGTATTGACACGGTGTTTACTGAACCCGTGATTTGTTTGGAGAATCATAGTTGTCACTCAATCCCTTCTGATCCTCCGTCCCCTGACGATGCGTCCTCTTTGTTTGTTCAGCTGGTTGATAGGAAGGGTTCTCCTGCTTGTGAGAGGGTTGCCCGTGAGAGGTTTGTTGAGGATCATGACCAGGGTTTTGATAAACATTCTGAGCCGGGTGATGGCCGTGCGTCTGAGGACGGCGTACTGGATTCAGATATGCCAGATGTTAAGaaaaagaaggggagggatgaTCTCCCTAG ATCAGAGATTCATGACTCATCGTCTTGGTTTTCTCAAGTCATTTCGAATATTTCTGGCCACATTTGGGtgttttttgctgctgatgtcCAGGCTGAGTGTGtccttgatcatgctcagttccttcacatcAAGGTTTCTGCTCCTTCTTTACCCACATCTGgtttttgttcttttgtttatgcCATATGTGATTACATTGAGCGTCGGGATCTCTGGACTTCCCTGCTTCATGTCAAGCCTGTTCTGGGTCCTTGGATGGTTGGTGGGGATTTCAATGTCGTCCGTGATTCATCTGAGTGTCtgggcacccgtggtggtag ctcTATTAGAGTTGAACATCTTAGTCGAACGGTCTCTGACCACTGTTCGCTTTTGGTTAACACTccggtttttgcccgtgggcctAGCTCGTTccgcttccagcgtatgtggcttcggcatcatggttttttgcagactgttaGGCTCAATTGGAATTTACCTTGCAGTCTGATTGGCATGTCACGCCTTTTTGTCAAATTGAAACAGCTGAAGCATCATCTGAagtggtggaatcgggatgtttttggtaacatctttgataAACTCACTGAG AATTTGCTTACCGGGGATACCTTTGTGCTTGATCgtcctgatttttcgggctTTACTTCGGTGATTTCTGATGAGGAGAATAATGAGATTGCTGCTATCCCCTCTTTAGAGGAGGTACGTGCAactgttttctccatttctcCTGATAGTGTGGCTGGCCCTAATGGTTTCTCTTCGGCGTTttttcagcattgctgggagatcgtTCATCAGGATGTGTTGGATGCGGTTTTAGATTTTTTCCGAGGCTCTCCTATGCCTCATAGTTTTACTGCCACCACAATTACTTTGATCCCAAAAGCCGAGGGTGCACATGCTTG GTACCGTTCTGGTTGTGATTTTTTGATTTCCCATctggcctatgctgatgatattattatatttgccaatggtgggtatCGTGGGATGCAGAGTCTTTTAGATTTTCTCCATCACTATGAGAACTGTTCGGGACAGCTGGTTAACGCTGTCAAGAATTCTCTGATTTTGCCTCCGAGATGCTCCGCGCGCCTCCGCAGAGGCTTCTCCGTTCAACTGGTTTTACGGAGG GTAGTTCAGCCTCCGTTGTCTGTATTGGAGAAGCTTGAGATAGCCTTTAATTCCTTTCTATGGGGGTCTAGGCccttggagaagaaatggcattgggctcGTTGGTCTCGGGCTTGCCTCCCTGTGGCAGAAGGAggtcttggcttccgcagattgaaagatctcgtggataGCTTCTCAATAAAGTTGTGGTTTCCGTTACGGCAGGGGTCTTCCCTATGGGCCAAATTTTTTATGAGGAAATATTGTCTCTTGGCGCACCCAGCTTGTGTCTCTTCTCGTGGATTTATCTCTCCCACTTGGCGGCGTTTGCTTCAGATCATGCCTCGTGCGGAGATTGGTATTCCCTGGCGTGTGGGTCTTGGAGAGGTTTCcttttgggatgattgttggtttAGGGATGTCCCTCTGTCCAGTCAGACTGAGGTTCGTGGTGACCGTGGGGTCCGggtttcccattttctttctGAGGGAGCCTGGGATTTTGATCTTCTTTCTTCAGTGATTGCTCCTTCTTTTGCGGAGCAGATTGTGTTGGTCCCGATTCTTTCGGGAGAGCCTGATTTGGCTAGATGGATTCATAGCTCTAATGGTGCTTTTTCTGTCAAGTCCGCTTGGGAGCTGATCCGTCTGCGCGCTTCGATTTCCGATATTCTTCGGCCCTGTGGGGTAGTTGGTTAA